Below is a genomic region from Armatimonadota bacterium.
CTCGTCGATCCGCCCGAAGAGTTCCTTGGTTACGGCAAGATTCGGCACCAGCTACAGCTCAAAAAGGGCTATCTTCAGCCCTCGTCGCCGAACGTATACGAAACAGAGTTCGAGTTGGTCGAAGGCGTCCCCAAAGGGCAGATCGTCCACTACCACGGCGACAAGCGCCGGTTCATCTACATCCAATGGGTCGGGGCGCACGGCCAGATGTTTAGGCGGATCAAACTCTACTTCGAACACTTCTTGGAGGATGACAAGGAAAACTACGATCTGCGGATTGCGGGCACTATGAAGGACGGCTCACCCGCCTGTTCAACCGCACGACTTATCCCGTAAACTATCCCTATGCGTCTTGATGAAATCGAAGAGAGTTCAAATGTGGAGGATCGGCGAGGGTCGATCCCTCGCGGCGGGATGGTTGCGGGTGGAGGCATTGGTGTGGTTGTCCTCGCCATCATCGTAACTCTTCTCGGCGGTGATCCTCAACAAGTCCTTGACGCATCCAAGACCATGCAAGGCGGCGCACCCCAGACTCGGGGCGATGCGCGGCCTATCGATGACGAAGCCAAACGCTTCGTCTCCAAGGTCTTGAAAGAGACTGAGGATGTGTGGACTGACATCTTCCGCGAAAAGGGAATGACCTACCAAAAACCCAAGCTCGTCGTCTTCACCGAACGAGTGGAGACCGGCTGCGGAATCGCCGACTCCGGCGTTGGTCCCTTCTACTGCCCTGCCGACAACCAGGTCTACATCGACCCAACGTTCTACGACACGATGGAGAAGCAGCTTGGAGCTGGCGGCGATTTCGCCCAAGCTTACGTCGTTGCCCACGAAGTAGGACACCACGTCCAAAACCTCCTCGGCACCTCCGACAAAGTCAATGCCGCCCGCCGCCGCATGTCTGAAACCGAATTCAACAAGGTTTCTGTCCGCATGGAACTTCAGGCCGACTTCTACGCCGGAGTCTGGGCGAAACGAGCGGGCAAACTAAAGATCGACCGTCAAGACATTGAGGAAGCGATGAACGCCGCCTCCCAGATCGGAGACGACACCCTCCAAAAGCGAGGTCAAGGCTACGTCGAGCCCGAGAAATTCACTCACGGAACCTCGGCTCAACGAGTGAACTGGTTCATGAAAGGATTCCAGTCCGGCGACATCCGCGACGGAGATACCTTCAGCGCCCGAAACCTTTGAAGGAACCTTTGAACGATTCCAGCGGTTAGTGGCACTAAGTTAAAGAGATCGTCATGAAAATTTGGTTGCCCCTCATCGCCATTTCTGTATTCCTTGCTGGATGTAGCGGAGGGGCCGATGCAGCAAAACGAGCCCCGGCCTCGCCGAATGTGATGTCGGAGATGTCCACTGCCTCACCCGCCGATGCCGAAGGCGGAGCTGCACCCGCAGCAGTCCCAGCCCTACCGCGAAAGATCATCTACACCGGCTCAGTCGCCCTGCGAACCGACGACCTAGACGCCGCCGAGAAGAAGCTGGACGCGATGGTGAAGCAATTCAACGGCTACCTCGGCTCGGCCAGCCGATCCGGAACCAAGGGTTCCCAACGCTCCGGCTCCTGGACAATCCGAATCCCGAGCACCGGCTACGGCTCCTTCGTCAAAGCTATCTCAACAATCGGCGAACTCGAATCCAGTTCGCAAGAAGCCCAAGATGTCAGCGAAGAATTCTACGACGTCCAGGCTCGGCTGAAAAACAAGAAAGTCGAAGAAGCCCGCCTTGTCGAACTTCTCCAAAAAGCCACCGGCAAGCTGACCGAGGTGCTACAAGTCGAAAAAGAACTGTCCCGCATTCGCGAAGAGATCGAGCAAATCGAGGGCCGACTCCGGTTCCTCACCAACCAGACCGACCTTTCAACCATCACCGTGACCATCAACGAAGTCAAACAATTCCGCCCCGCCGGTCCCCCATC
It encodes:
- a CDS encoding neutral zinc metallopeptidase, which gives rise to MRLDEIEESSNVEDRRGSIPRGGMVAGGGIGVVVLAIIVTLLGGDPQQVLDASKTMQGGAPQTRGDARPIDDEAKRFVSKVLKETEDVWTDIFREKGMTYQKPKLVVFTERVETGCGIADSGVGPFYCPADNQVYIDPTFYDTMEKQLGAGGDFAQAYVVAHEVGHHVQNLLGTSDKVNAARRRMSETEFNKVSVRMELQADFYAGVWAKRAGKLKIDRQDIEEAMNAASQIGDDTLQKRGQGYVEPEKFTHGTSAQRVNWFMKGFQSGDIRDGDTFSARNL
- a CDS encoding DUF5990 family protein, with amino-acid sequence MPTLRITLVDPPEEFLGYGKIRHQLQLKKGYLQPSSPNVYETEFELVEGVPKGQIVHYHGDKRRFIYIQWVGAHGQMFRRIKLYFEHFLEDDKENYDLRIAGTMKDGSPACSTARLIP
- a CDS encoding DUF4349 domain-containing protein, whose product is MKIWLPLIAISVFLAGCSGGADAAKRAPASPNVMSEMSTASPADAEGGAAPAAVPALPRKIIYTGSVALRTDDLDAAEKKLDAMVKQFNGYLGSASRSGTKGSQRSGSWTIRIPSTGYGSFVKAISTIGELESSSQEAQDVSEEFYDVQARLKNKKVEEARLVELLQKATGKLTEVLQVEKELSRIREEIEQIEGRLRFLTNQTDLSTITVTINEVKQFRPAGPPSLSNDISRTFSESIGQLGDAARGLLLIVIAVLPWAVLPGLVVGYLLLRARKAKAAVTIDSSESDQNIRPKI